The following is a genomic window from Platichthys flesus chromosome 13, fPlaFle2.1, whole genome shotgun sequence.
ATACTATATTGAGCTCTCGCCGCACCTCTGACCCTGAaagtctctgctgctcctggtAGTCCAACCCTAAGGTAGCCATAACTTGCTGCTCCTCTTCAGGCTCCTCCTTGATACAGATCACAACCTCTTCCTCCCCCGGCTGCCGCTGGGCCTCCTGCTTCACCTGCATCACAACAGGAGACGACCAGGACTGTGAGGAGAAATCGGGCAAAGTGTTATTTTGCAAGACATCATTCAGATGTGATTCTTCTCATAGTTACACGACTAACACTCAGTTTGATACTTTACTGTCCGAGTCAACTCAGGGTTTTTTCTAGTGATTTTACTTATACATCACATTTtcataaagtaaatataaaatgcataAAACACATGACACGGTTGATAACTGATAACTTTTTCTCTTGAGGGACAGATATTACCACCACAACAActtaaatgttttggtttttggttttgtattttatatagcgcttttctagtcttgatgaccactcaaagcgctttacagtacagttttacattcacccattcacacacacattcatacagtgcatctattcacagcactttgttattctatgggttATCTAAgttgagggtgagggtgaggggtattcagctgcaacatgcaacttcaccactagatgtcactaaattctatacactgaatatttaatatatagatatactgTATAAACCAACACATAAGATTCACagatttttattgaaaattattaattattaggAACTACTGTTCAAacataaaagatataaaaatttAGTATAATCTAGTTAAcgttttttcagtttgtccttttctgtacagtgtgtgtagtctgtgtgtgttgttacctGTGGAGCAGAGAAGGGCAGTGTGGAGCTGACAGCCTGAATAGAACCATGAGGGCACAGCGGTGGAGTCGCTGACTTCTTCCCCAAAACCAAAGTGACGGTCTGGACAGTAGGAGGAGCACTCTTGACTGCTTCTTGTTCTGTGGgacaaaacaacataaacacaggtCTCTTTGTTTAATCCGTGCAAGAATATAATGTGACAGCAGTGATATGTAAGAACATATTTTatgaaaaaactgttttctgaAAAAAGGCAGCAATTGAGAATTATTTTGGGTTATGCCTCTACCTGAGATCACCAATTATTTCCAATCTCATTTGGTGATGCCAGCAGAAGTTTTGGGAGAAAACATGAAGCTCTGAACCCCTGAACCCCTCAGATATGTACCTGTGCTGCTGTCCAGAGACTCTGCAGGTGTGTtctcagaaagagaaacaggaagcagcaaGTCAGACGAGTCAGAGCTGGTACCTCCCGCATCTGACTGACAACGCACTCTGAGGGGATGCCTGGTTGTGCTCTGTGGCGAGGTGCATTCTGGgaccacaaacacagaaactagTAAAACTCAGTGGCGAGAGAAGGGGAAGTAGAAGTCAGTCATTTTAGCTGTGGTTACCTTGATTACATTTCATCAGTGATCCCTCAGTGGTCCTGTTCTGAGTTGAACATGATGGCGAAGTGTCAGTGGACGAAAGGCCTGCAGCATCTGTCTGCGgctgagggaaggaggaagggtGGATGCGGACGAGGGTGGAGGCAGaggctctctgctgcagctcctcctccaccccctgcCTGTAGTACTTTAGCTTCAGCTCGGTGTAGCGCAGCTTGGCACGGATGTTGtcattctccttctctttcagggctttctccctctgcagcgCTGTGACGTCCCTCTTCATCAGAGCCAGCTGGGTTTTCACCTCCTCAAACTTGACTCCTACCACTTTGAGCATCTCGGCCAGCACCGTCTCCACCGCTCCGTTCACAGCCCGTTCAACCACAGAGCCCATCTGGCCTCTAATCAGTGATACAGCAATGCTGACATCCATTTTGTAGGTTCTTCAAAGTTTTACCTGTGAGCAGAAGCACAGTACACAGTATTTTAATCTATGACTAAAGACATGGAGAGGATTAACCACACTGAACATGAATCAGTCTAAGTTCAAATGAGACTGATTTCATGTGGGAATACAGCtctgagcagaaaaaaaacactcctcTGGTACATTTTTAGCAAACTACAGCATTGAATAATTTAGGGTCTGCACTATGCTCCCAAAAATTTGGACCACATGAAAGGAATGTGAATGTAAATTTGTTCTAGCAGCTCTTAAAATCTCAAAAGAACGAAATAAAATGATCATGCTACATTTGTAAACCTTATGAAACATATTGGTGAACAAAATTAGTTTAAAACTTTACACAAAGAAAATTATAGACCGAAAAAACAGCATCCAGGTGGGTGCACTTAGGAAACAGAAACTGTGGATACATAACGTTGATCTATTAGGCAACAATCAGCAAAGATGTGGCGGATGTAAAACAGAAGCAGCATTTATGGGAAAGAAAAACTTTTCCTACCGTTTAATATTGTcataaacagacagagacatctAGCATGGACAACTTCAAGAAACAAGCTGAAGCTTAGAGAACGAcccacaacaaaaacactgagtAACACTGATGCTCgaacattcacacacaactgGTGGTACAGTTTTCTTTCAGTACATGAATCCTGATCTATACAGTACAGTCGGAACACAAACAATATGTCGGACCTATTGATGAAACACTGGATATTTACAGTGATCTTCAGCTGAAGAGGCTTTTCAGGCTCTCCACGAACGACAGGGTTATTAGCATTAGCTGACATTAGCACATTTTTCATAAGTCCATAGTTGCTGCATAGGACAACCTGTGTGTTTCTAATTAACGTAAACAGAGAGGAAGGGAAAGACGTCGAACTTACAGTTTCTTCTTGGGGTTAGCTTCAGCCAACACAGGATACCAGCTGGAGTAAGCCAGTTAGCTACGGGCTAACTTCTGTTTTAACGCATGATTCAGTTGTTTTTACGACACACGGCCTCACGTTATTCATCGGGACGtgaaacagattttatttaaatctctTTCTTTTAACGTTAAATGTTTTAAGTAAACTACACAACAGTCGAGTCTTTTCTGACAAAACAGGTTAACTACTTCCGGTTTCTGAGGCGAAGATCTTCCACTATGGACAGATGATCACTCTACCTTTTCTTCTAGGCTATTTCTTCCTGTTAATAGTATTTATCAGGATTAGTTCTATATGGAAATTCTTCCTTCCAGccttttatacatttaaatgtttgtttaaaagacTGCCCAATATGTTTGCTTGTatcatttaatttttatttattatattatttcaatgtgttattctgcattttacttcctcccactgttaaaaaaatgaagccaaaatttCCCAGATATgggcgctgccatcttgtgctggtGATGTTATCCATTAAACCTTGACAAACGTTGGAATTTCCAACCCCGAGTCCTAAGTTGCGACTGGAATGGCACCCAAAGTCGGAATCTCGAAAGTCGGGGTACCTCACCACCCCCAACTTCTAAATCCAAGATGTCCGCTCCATGTATCAATAGTTTGTTAGCACTACTGTCATTAAGTGTGTCGTACAAATAGTTCTGTACAATAACTGTCGTGGACGTGTTACAAAAAGTTGCGCAAAATATAGTACTACGTTGTTATGAACTGGTTTTGCTAACAATGGCTAGCTGGCTAACATTGTTCCTGTGCAAGTATGAATTATCTCTCGTAGGGTGTCTCATAGTTTTGTTCTTTGTCATGATGACACACATCAATGAAGATGTGTTTGTTCTAGTTTCTGGACAATGGTGGGGGTTTAACTCGcatatcatttaaaacaggGTGTTACCACTGCACTTTAGTGCAATCGGTTTTTCCTGAAACATCAACTTTTCAATCTCAATtgagtgtgaaaaaaaaaaaaacggcagAGGAGTTTGCCTAACAACAGATGCATGTAAAAGCACCTTCAGAGACTGTGTTGTTTACGTTATCAGTTGTTTTGTTCTCAGCTGTGGTTCACTTAGTTTAATTGCTCTCACAGGATAATGAAGATAATCCCACAATGACCAGTTCTACTGTCACAACTGCACATCCAAGTAGCCTTCAAATCTTACTCAGCATCGTGCCTAATAGTGAATTGTTCAAATATAATGACAAACTCATCACAGCGGATGAAAAAGtctgaacaataataaaatatatttaatcttTTGATCTTGTTGTGTAAGGCTTTTGTGTTGAGGATCGTCCCTTTAGGGAAACTCACAGTAGCCACTGAGACGTACAGTAATTAGCTGTGTGAAGTGTGGCTGCAGCCATGTCCTGTTCCCTGAGGTCAGTTCACCGGGGACGTTACAGAAGAGCACCTCACACATATTACAGTTTCATTACATCACCTCTGGGCATGAGTGTATCGCCTCTGAAATGACTGTATCCAAAGAAGAACCACAAAGCACACATTAAAACTTTTTCCTTTACACAATTTTCTCATGTAAAGTTGAAAATCTTGATTCAAGGGTTCACATTGTCACAAACTTTTAGGAAGTTATTAAACTactactttattctcataatattccAACTTTTTTGTAAAATTAAGACTTTATCTCAATGACAACCTAAAtttctaaataataaatcaatattcTCTAAATCTCAAGAATATACATACTTATTTCAATATGGCCCCCATACTTCATAAAattcaattaattaatcaatcaaattttatttgtatagcccatattcacaaattacaattcatctcatagggctttaacagggtgtgacatcctctgtccttaaccctcagcaagagtaaggaaaaactactaaaaacccttttaacagggtaaaaataaaaataaataaattagggTTAGAAGTAGATAACAAATTGGAGAagggagatttttttcttttttactttaaggATAAGGAAGACTCGTCTGGTACATCGAATCTAATAAGTAGTGATTGACTGTTATATGGCCGCTCAACATCGTTGGAGTTTATGCTGTAACGAGCGATATCCCTGCATTTGTCCATTATCCGCTATTTCAATTTGCACAAATGAAGCCTCCTCGTCTAAGCTTGTGAGGTTTCTCCTTCTGAATAGACGCAGTTTTCAGTAAATTTCAACAAAACATATGAAATGCTTGTAAgtgatatttatttgtattttgttgaataaattgttatatttattatctttaatcatacaaatatatgtatatacatatactaTGTTATAGCTTTTAACATGAAGCTTAAAGTGCTTgatataaaaaattatttacTATCATACAGTAAAGTAACTTAATACAGTGGATTCATAGCTATTTCTGTTAtatccattttatttattctgatgATCTCAAGTTATCTTAGTATGTTTGTTGTAATGTTTCTTGTCATTTAAAGTCTGTGTTTTGACATAACTCCAATGATGGTTTGTATACATAAAGTTTTCTCGTGATATTGGCTTTCAGAAGTTACTTATGTCTTTAAATAAGTAAAGAGAACAAAGaaacgagaacaaagaaaagagagcacatttctcctgtgttagcatcgctacactggcttccagttaaaatagaatttaaaattctcctcctctccttcaaggcccttaataatatggcgccattttaccttaaagagctgttagtaccttataaacccactagagcactccgctcccagaatttaggcctacttgtcgtccctaaagtccctaaaattctctaaaagtagagtaggagccagagcttttagccatcaagctcctctgctgtggaataaactaccactttcagtttgggaggcagacaccatctgttcatttaagagtaggctcaaaaccttcctttttgataaagcttatagttagagctaattagtgtgGCAGAACGTTAATTGTTctaatttatgacacatgacacacggagcttctttttccagcttctccttcctcttctccatccctatcccccttccccggaatccctttgctttatcacccgcagatccagggcctctgtggccgcaccatggattgcggtttgttgatcgcgcacaggaggtcgcggtggtggatccagtgtggcggattctgtgtcgtgtgggctgatcgtggtggtggtggtggaccctgtgtggcggattctgtgtcatgtgggctgatggtggtggtggtggcggaccctgtgtcgcgttggcatcgggtacgggcattggaccaggaccgcggcggcggctcgtggtgggtggcggtggacggtgactgaggactggagtggcgttctggtctggatggtggatcgtggtcctgctggttgctgatcatggactgtgattgcagcgggactgcttggcatgtcatgttggggttgtcctttgagatgcttaccctcatcaaatgctgctagagactttaatctttaatcttgaagactttaatcttgatgatgttctcctacacgtggcatctattgcacttctgtccgttctgggagagggatccctcacatgtggctctgtctgaggtttctatgtatttttaccctgttaaaagggttttttaacagggtaaaaatactcttgctgagggttaaggacagaggatgtcacaccctgttaaagccctatgagatgaattgtaatttgtgaatatgggctataaaatttgattgattgattgattgataaatatgttttaaacagTATCACAATAGTAAATGtgacttgtttttttgtctaTATGATGATCTTATGATTCTGAGCTTCTCTTATATCATCTTTCATTGAAACTGAAAATCTGATGACATGAAAGATGGAAAGAATGAGTCAATGTGTGTCAAGGGATTTATTGAGATTCATGTCACCAGTGAAAACCTTGTTTTCACTCGTCTGTCAGATGGTCGTCTCGGCTTGAGACGGAGTCAGACCCAGTAGCTGCAGTAAACTAAAATATGAGTAGATCCAGGGACGGGAGATTCCCTGAGTTTTCTCCAGACCTCCGGCCTCCATAACAAGACCCCTTTTAAAGGCCAACTGCTGGTGCAAAAGTGCCACCTCTCTGCACAGACAACACAAGGAGAGATCAGTAATGTTTGAGACATTAAATTATTTCTCATTTGTCTTAGCTTATCATTCGGGAACACCCCAATAGTAAATATAGTAGTTCATAATAATATTAGCAAGGGAGCAttaattaatgtgtttattattttatttatttattcattaatctATAAACAAATAGACTAAAAGttattaaatttatattttaattggCAGAAAAATTTGAATCATAATGAGTTTATTTACCAAATATGAACCGAGTAATACACAGttgaaatcaaatatttttacaaaatataGCTGTCAGtaagaaaaataatttcaaaatataCCTGGCGAGCTGCTCTGCTTGCAGCCTAGCCTGCTCTGCGCCCCATAGAGCGGCCTCTGCTTCTCTCcttttgttctcctcctctttcttcctcctctcctcttcctcctgctccttcatgCGGAGGTACTCAAACCTCTCGCTCTCATCCATCTCTTGTAActttctgttctcctcctcctgccttcgctgctcctccatctgcaAACGCTCAAGCTCAGCTGGAAGAGGACGAAAACAAAATTTCCAATAATTATACGACTCCAAGAAATTCTTTAAACAGCACTGATGCTATAAAACAACAGCTGCATCATCAGAATGCAACAAAAGTTTAATGCGACATTAAATTGTATCTAAAGTGTTCACAAATTTTTTTTGTGACATTATCGAAAAAGAGCaatgacctcaaccatgtcaacaTTTATCAAAAGTCCAGTAAACTTTGACAAACAAATGTAATCATATGTAGAGATGGACGGACAACCTGGAAACTTAAAGCATTCGTCCAAAGGTTGATCGGGGGCCTGTTTTACATCTTTTCTCTACCTCtttgtttccttcttctcttccttccctTATCCTCCCTTTTACTTCCTCTCACCTTTCCTCCtccgttcctcctcctctctcatcctttGCAGTCGCTCCATCtgcctcctcctttcctcctgactccttctctccatttctcttttcGCCTGTTCCCGTCTCACTTttgcctgctcctcctcctcgtgcctcctcctctgctcctcctctgtcagctTCTTCAGTCTGAGGATGGAGACGTAAAAAGATTATTGACGTGGCATTGTACCCTAATCTTTATAATTTAGTGCCCCTGAATTTAAGGTAGGACCTGAGCTCCTcagctctcttcctcctctccccctccagcTCGCTCCTCATCCGCTCCTCCGtctgctccctctcctgcttcctcctctcctcttcctcccgctccctcctcttcctctccacctcctgcctCCGTCTCTCTGCCCGCTGGGCCAGACgcagagcagcagcctcctcctgacTCATTCTAGGTAACTAAAACACATAGAGTCCAAATAAGAACTGTGACTacagttattatttattttataaatgaaatgaatcaaacACATGGTAAAAGTACTGTAAGTTATTTCAGCTCACGTTCTACCAACCTCTGGCTTAACTGGGTTCAACATCAGCTGTTCCTCCGTGACCATGACAGTGGAACATGACGACAGACGTCCAcatgctgaagagaaacctgttGCACTGGCTATCATTGCCCCCCAACAGGAAGAGGCTGCAGACCCCCTTGAGTTCCTCTGGTGGATGTAGGACGAAGCGTCACTGGACCTGAGGGAACTCACTGATCGGATGCTTTTCTGTTCGTCATAGCTGGAGAGACAATCTGTTTCCACTTCTTCACACGACTTTGCTTCTgttttgtgttcttgtgttgCTGATAAGCTTTCGGGGGATTTTAGGAAAGACTCTTCATCTTCCAGCTCCTGGTTGATCTCCATCTCCCCTTTCTCCACAGGGTTGTCATTGCTTtctgtagagaaatgaaaaaactaagaaaaaacaaggaaatagaAAAGTATTCGGGGGCAAAGCTTTAAGTTGTGTCTACTTAAGAGATACCTTAAAAATTAAGTCACTCATTTTCTGGCTTCATTGTGACTCTCTAGCCTTATTTTTTACAGAATTTTCTTGGGAAATGTTTTTCGGATAATGTTTTTTGCTGACCTTGACCAATCAGATCCAAAATCCATCCAATTGTTTTAAGATTTTTGCGAATACAAGGGCTGGACTGATATATGAGAGATTTACTGAGGCAAATACCAACATTAGGAATGAAAACAATCTGATACAGACACGCTGATGGAAATCCGtttttccttgtttactgtataaaataaaagttttacatCAACAAATATAAACTCTGATATCGATATTTCTGTGAAATACTCATATCAATTTGCACAATCATGACAATAATTAGGTTGAAAAAGCTAAAATTGTGGTCAGATTAAATAGTTTTGTTGGTCatccacacaattaatattataattattgcatAAGTACAAACAGTGTTTCCTACATGTTTtcataatttgatttaaatgattttattaaGAAGAAACTTTTGCCACtagatttaaattattatttgtcgTCCCTTTCAGGATTTGAGTGCATTGATGTAACTACTTTTTCCATACATGTATTAGTGGTACACAGATAAAACATATGATCCATATGAAAATCTGTGCCACAATCACTAACTTTTACGAGATAATTAAAAACAAGTCCCATCACACTAACATAACACGTGTcatgtatgttatttttctgaCAGAATGTTTGCCATGTCTTACCAACAACTAACTCTTTGTGTGtcagcctccctctcctctccctcttcttcccaGTAGACACTTCCTTCTGCCTCGCCGCCCCTCCTCCATCTCGGTCGTGTCCTTCATTCTTCTTCACCGgtcctctctttccttcccttTCATCTCTCATTTGCTTTTTCTGAAAGGCAGTGATTACAATTGACAGAAAAGTAACTGTAAACATGATGTTGTCTGATTTCATGCATTACTTAAGACAGATATGTTCTGAAACAGTATTTTTGTGTGTACTAAAAACATTTTACCAATATGCTTATTGGTAATGCTACTCTATGTATTTCATAAACAGTGGGTATTCAATAAAACTTTAATAAGCCCACTTAGCTCTCCACAAACGATGGTGGAGGTCACAGCTTCAGTGTGAATGTCAGTGCTCACTAATGAAGGAGGAGCGGAGTCATCATGAGTCTCTGTTGTTCCTCTAATTGTCCGTTCCTCTGGTTTCTGGCTCCTGATATGTTGAGAAGTGTCTTTTGATTTTTGTCTCTCCAATCCTCCGTCTCTGCTGACCCTGGACATCTTCTGTCCCTCTGATTCTGCAGTTGTAATAGCACTTGTCCTATATAAACGAAGGACACAAgcctgtgtgagtttgtgcaaCTACTAcagagaatatatttttttaatccaaatctGTAAAGTTGATCTCATTGCAGCTTCCGATTATTCCTTATTCACCCGCTTGTTATTCCAGCTTCTTCTGTGTCCTTCCTCTTAATATTCCTCCTTCTTCTGTCCACAGCTTCTTCTGCTGTTGCAGCAGTTGGACTGATGTTCTGCTCGCTGCCAAACATATCCTCTTTATCGTGAAGCTTCTTTCTTGATTGACTTGAGAGATTCAAAATCAAAAATGTCAGCCCAAAGAATAAACAAATGGTTAGacttttcacaaaatgtaacatcttgaaatgaattaaacaaaccCTGGTCGATGTGACGGAGACAAATGTCCTGTTTGTCCTaactcatccctctcttccacCTCTGCCTCAGCGTCGCCTCCTCTTTGCTCCTCCGTCCCTACCTTCTCCCTCAGTGGAGTTATCCTTACATTGTTTCTCCCATCCTTCTTTGGTTTAGTTAATGTTCCCGTCGCTGCTACtgaacttttagtttttttcagggTCACAGCCACTAGAGcgacaaacaaaacatttttttaaacctaatataaattaataaaaaaataatcatcagAGTTGTACCTGTATCAGGGGAGCTGGTGGCTGGAGAAGTGTTAGTCTCAGTCAAGCCATGGACGTCTTGGAACTGGTAGGAGTACAGAGTTCATCAGACAGGAATCAGACAGGGTTAGTATATAGTGaaggagagacaggaaacaagGCACAGACAGAATAATATCAAGCTGACTGACCAGTCTGGTTCTGAGTCTCCGCTCCCCTGTTGCAAACTGACCCACAGACACGTGACTTTCTGTTCCCTGGAGAAACAgtagaaaaataagaaaataaacaaacttgtTGTTCATGAAGAGGATCCTGGATCTTTACACCCACTCACCTCATGCTTAGGTAGATGTTGCTTGACGTTACTTATAAGAGCATCTGTGGTCAGCTCCACTGCtccctctacacacacatatacaatgAACAGACAATGGTTGGTTGGAGCAAGGAGAAGAATACGATTCTGGTCATGCACACAacattttaagtgtttgttGTATGTGAAAACTTGGTTCCACTCTgtgttattaaaaacacataattcTGTGTTTCTCTTGAACTGCtttcaaacgtgtgtgtgtatgtgtgtgtgtgtgtgtgtgtgtttttgtgtgtgtgtccagaccTATATGTGTGTCCTCAGACTGCAGCACAATGAACCAGGGTaacgtctctccctctgttgaAAGAACCTGGAGAGCTGGGGGACAAAAACAGTAACTTACTAATGCTAAATACACAGTTGTAAGATGTGCAGGTTTTGGCTCATCCTTTTTACCTTGCTGTTGTGTTCCATTATCAACCTGAGATGAATGCTGGCTTTTGTTGTCGTACAGTGACAGTTGAATAATTTCTCCATCAGGACCCAGGATCAGGCTGCCAACAGA
Proteins encoded in this region:
- the si:ch211-67e16.4 gene encoding uncharacterized protein si:ch211-67e16.4, translated to MDVSIAVSLIRGQMGSVVERAVNGAVETVLAEMLKVVGVKFEEVKTQLALMKRDVTALQREKALKEKENDNIRAKLRYTELKLKYYRQGVEEELQQRASASTLVRIHPSSFPQPQTDAAGLSSTDTSPSCSTQNRTTEGSLMKCNQECTSPQSTTRHPLRVRCQSDAGGTSSDSSDLLLPVSLSENTPAESLDSSTEQEAVKSAPPTVQTVTLVLGKKSATPPLCPHGSIQAVSSTLPFSAPQSWSSPVVMQVKQEAQRQPGEEEVVICIKEEPEEEQQVMATLGLDYQEQQRLSGSEGQSSVTELQPSQATKATAFGSSGTSNYLMLQPIVSLPSMVTLPTGIPPFQEGRSWSKNLSFYEQYKLRRNELQQRRLNRRREQEETLPQPLLADMLRERREKTRLRVARWRAKRKLQFCLNQTQGQGGAAGLSQPFVPTRSKHPEGRESCATSTVHHRVSSTLPQSSSFLDHNMSVTNTITTALPYITSVSSSLLPGSSIMAAHRHTVTSTSSSSSYPQIKQNFSLTDADILQ
- the LOC133967126 gene encoding uncharacterized protein KIAA2012 homolog, whose protein sequence is MADDRDCSIWRDSEILSEKGSCERSMSGNRQGRTGLYLPPVDLGNSACYRSCGEKTDWSDGAEHRAQRLPPIAGATARGIHNQNQQDVRPRSEKDLVQCRENLNRLHLPPLVLSPLFPEQEEEMSVKQKGEREKNKRFYLKEQTTAGGRGGRGGRGGRERLLSEKEPPPAIGVSGCVVGRIGPGRQSSLAFLQKRLPDLQNPCGSNDADRGVSRGLLPLELRDLQNGKSVGSLILGPDGEIIQLSLYDNKSQHSSQVDNGTQQQALQVLSTEGETLPWFIVLQSEDTHIEGAVELTTDALISNVKQHLPKHEGTESHVSVGQFATGERRLRTRLFQDVHGLTETNTSPATSSPDTVAVTLKKTKSSVAATGTLTKPKKDGRNNVRITPLREKVGTEEQRGGDAEAEVEERDELGQTGHLSPSHRPGQSRKKLHDKEDMFGSEQNISPTAATAEEAVDRRRRNIKRKDTEEAGITSGTSAITTAESEGQKMSRVSRDGGLERQKSKDTSQHIRSQKPEERTIRGTTETHDDSAPPSLKKQMRDEREGKRGPVKKNEGHDRDGGGAARQKEVSTGKKRERRGRLTHKELVVESNDNPVEKGEMEINQELEDEESFLKSPESLSATQEHKTEAKSCEEVETDCLSSYDEQKSIRSVSSLRSSDASSYIHQRNSRGSAASSCWGAMIASATGFSSACGRLSSCSTVMVTEEQLMLNPVKPELPRMSQEEAAALRLAQRAERRRQEVERKRREREEEERRKQEREQTEERMRSELEGERRKRAEELRLKKLTEEEQRRRHEEEEQAKVRREQAKREMERRSQEERRRQMERLQRMREEEERRRKAELERLQMEEQRRQEEENRKLQEMDESERFEYLRMKEQEEEERRKKEEENKRREAEAALWGAEQARLQAEQLAREVALLHQQLAFKRGLVMEAGGLEKTQGISRPWIYSYFSLLQLLGLTPSQAETTI